The nucleotide window GTTGGCTAGTCAGTTATCTATTCAGGAAGTTTTAGAGGCTTACCCAGAACTGGAAGAGGAAGATATTCGTCAGGCTCTTAATTATGCAGCTTGGGCTGTGTCTGATCGTATTGTTAGCTTCACCTCAGCATGAGTAGTCTGCGTTTGCTGGCTGACGTTCATATCTCTCCTTTAACAGTTGCGGCTTTAAAGTCACAGGGCTACGACATAGTCCGCACTACAGACTTGTTGCCTGCGACTGCTTCCGATGCGGAAGTTTTGGATCTTGCCAGAGTAGAAGGCAGAGTCGTCTTAACGCAAGACTTAGATTTTTCCATGCTGGTGGCTCTCGGTAATTATGGCCTGCCCAGTTTGATTACATTACGCCTGTCTTCTGCCAAGCCTAACGTAGTTGCTCAAAAGCTCCTAGATGCTTTACCTATTGTGGAAACGGAACTAATAGAAGGTGCAGCAATTACTATTAGCGATGATTCTGTGCGTGTTCGTAAACTTCCAATTCGATGAAGCGATGTCTAATACT belongs to Cyanobacteriota bacterium and includes:
- a CDS encoding DUF5615 family PIN-like protein, with translation MSSLRLLADVHISPLTVAALKSQGYDIVRTTDLLPATASDAEVLDLARVEGRVVLTQDLDFSMLVALGNYGLPSLITLRLSSAKPNVVAQKLLDALPIVETELIEGAAITISDDSVRVRKLPIR
- a CDS encoding DUF433 domain-containing protein, with product MTRDLDRITVNPQVCLGQPTIRGMRITVGFVLKLLASQLSIQEVLEAYPELEEEDIRQALNYAAWAVSDRIVSFTSA